Genomic segment of Cottoperca gobio chromosome 23, fCotGob3.1, whole genome shotgun sequence:
ATCAAGGTGGTGATGGGAGAAAACTGCTTTGAAGGACCCGACACTGATTTGCTGGTAGTGCTTCCTGAAGAGATGACCACGGAAGAAGAAGTGGGTGAAGCAGAGGAAGACGCCGCACAAGATAAAGAAGCAAGTGGTTTGGCAAACATCATCCATCCAGAGGTTAACAACAACGACTCCCAACAGAAAGTCTCTGCTGGACTTCATGACTGCCCGGACTGCGAGAAGAAATTTAAGTTTGCTTCTTCGCTAATCGCCCACAGGGTCATCCACACCGGCGAACGCCCCCACCGGTGCAATGACTGTGGGCGCTGCTTCTCTTTCAGGCAGTCGCTCGACAGGCACAGACATACGCACAAAACTGGACGCAAGTACAACTGCGTTATCTGCCGGGAGACCTTCCACTCCTTGTCAGCCCGCACAGagcacaagcaaacacacatggaAGACGGCGTTTACACGTGTCATCAGTGCAACAAGACATTTAACTGGGAGCTGGCACTTGCGAGGCACCTAAAAACTCACACTGATGATCACAAGCCTACCGAAGGCCACGAGGAGGTGTCAGGGGAGGAACATGTCAGCGAGACTCCTGCTGCACCAGACGGCCAGCTGCAGACGGATGATCCTGATGATCCTGATGATCCTGGGAATGCAGAGGTTCAGAGAGGTGAGCGTCTCACCTCTGAGTCTGGAGGCACGGTCCCTGTAATGGACAGTCAAGTCATTTCCCTGGTGAAGGTCCGCACAAGTGAGCGTAAACGCAAACCAACCATGAAGATCCAGGTGATAAATTTACAGAAGCACATGGCCACTAAAAGAAGGACGGAGATCAGTAAGGCCAAGCCCCGAGAGCTGAAGCCTTTCAATTGGTAAACATCTGTCCTCACGGTTTCCTTCAGTTCTGTTTAGTAAatacaggtacatctcaataaattagaatatcgtggaaaagtttgtttattttcactaattcaattcaaaaagtgaaactcatatattaCAGGGATTCATCCCTGGAAGGGTATTATCCCTGTTGCTTGCGCACCTTTTCCGAACACACTTTTTCCTTTCATTCAACTGTCTATGGatatgtttggatacagcactctgggaacagccaGCTTCTTTAGCAATGACCTTTTGAGGCTTCCCCTCCTTGTGGAGagtgtcaatgactgtcttctggacaactgtcaagtcagcagtcttccccacgATTGTGAAGCCTGCTGAACCAGATTGAGACCATTcaaaggctcaggaaacctttgcCGGTGTTTTCAGTTAATTAGCTGATTAGAATGTGACACCTTGAGTCTACAATATAGAACCTTTtcacgatattctaatttattgagatgtacctgtataatgtaatatattatgtaaAGTTTAGTATATGGTGGCAGATGAAGCGTCTCATGTGtatttctccttcctcttccacaGTGCAGAGCACTCTTACGGGTCGCCCATGGTCTCATCCAAGGACGGTGATGAGAGTGAGTTCACTTAAAGTTTTGGATCTTTCTCaccacaaatacataaatagagTGAAGAGAACTTAAAACACCTCATTACATTAAAAGATCAAAGCAGCTGAAattcttttaacttttaaatgagcGGACCAGAAATGAAGTAATGATCACTAATGTATCCAGAACTACAGCGAAAGTGCttgaaataaaagatgaatattTTCCTTGCATGCAATTAACCTGTAACCTGTCTATGAAATCGTTAGCATCAAGATAGTAAgaagttgtttttcttcaatttttACAACCTTAAATGCTTTGAGATgcgttattgttttattttagatgCATTACAGAACATGCAGTTTTTTCCCCAGCAAAATGTCCAACAGTTTTTGATGCCACTTACAAACATCAAAGTCCAAAATACAAGtaattaaaaagtatttcttaGCACAATTGTATTGTCTCCCGTGTCTAATTACGCTGTTCTTCCAGAAGGTTCTGCAGCCGACGTCCCCTGTCCTgagtgctccttccaccactCAGAAGAAGCAGAGGTCCAGCAGCACATTGACAAGGTCCACTTTGTGGAGGCTGAGGAAGACGAGCTGTGCTTTCAGCCCCTCACAGATGAAGAGGGACGTTTTAGTTGTCCAGACTGTGAGAAGAGCTTCAAGTTCCAATCGTTGCTTAAAGCCCACCAGCGCATCCACACAGGCGAGCAGCCCTTCCTGTGTTCTCAGTGCGGACGCCGCTTCTCCTTCAAACAGTCCCTGGAGAGGCACAAGCAGACGCACAAGTCCGGGCGCAAGTACGAGTGCCTGATATGCGGGGAGGTCTTCAAGTCCCTGGTGGCTCAGAGGGAGCACAAGAGCACCCACATGGAGAACGGAGAGTACCTGTGTTCGGAGTGTGGCCGGGCGTTCGCCTGGAAGTCTGCACTGGTGAGACACCTGAAGACGCACGGCGAGGAGGCCATCAAGGTGGAGCGCTCTTACAAATGCCCTCGCTGTGACCTGGGCTTCAGCTGTGCCAGCTACCTCAACCGGCACCTCCAGACTCACCAAGAGGAAAGAGTGCACACCTGCAACTGTGGAAAGAGCTTCGCCTACCGGGCAGCTCTCACTGCACATCAACGCATCCATCAAAAGGAGCGGCCGCACATATGTACGCAGTGCGGCAAGGGATTCCTCTACAAGGGGGGCTTGTTGAGCCACATGAAGATCCACTCAGAGGAAATGCCCTTCATGTGTTCCTTCTGTGGTAAAAGCTTCAAGAGGGAGCGCAACATGAAGAAGCACGAGCGCTGCCACACCAGGGAAAACGTCTTCAGCTGCTCGCAGTGCGACAAGAGTTTTGTCTACAAGGCGACTTTGATCAGACACGAGCTGACTCATTCAGGCGAGAGGCCGTTCCTCTGCTCCGACTGTGGGAAGGGCTTCTTTTCCCACGCTGAGCTGCTAAAGCACGAGCGTTTCCACACGGGCCACAAGCCCTTCCAGTGCCCCCACTGTGGCAAGAAGTTCACTCAGTCTTGCTACCTCACCATCCACCTGCGCTACCACACCGGAGTCCGGCCGTACTCGTGCACAGATTGTGACAAGAGCTTCCTCAGTGCCAACCGGCTGAAGAGACACCAGCGGACACATTCAGGGGAAAAACCGTACGTCTGTGTGGAATGTGGGAAGGGATTCAGGCAGTCGTATAATCTCAAAATGCATCAACGAACACATAGCATGAAGTTAAAATAGTCAAGACTTTACTGATCTGACGTGTAAATCGTATAAATGATGTTAGAGTGGGACAAAAGCAACTAGCTGGATTATTGGGACTTTATTTTGCATGCAATTGCACTGAACTGCATCAGGTTCACGTTGAATGTTTTCCTGGTTGTTAGGATTAAAGTACAGAGCCGAGGAATGTGTGTCTTCTCAAATGATGTTGACTCGGTCTTCAAATAATGAACAGAAAAAGGTTTTTACATAAATCCAATCTTTATTGTGGGCATGTTTTACAACAGAACATTTAACACTGCTTTGGAAAAGAagctttaaacatttttgtgcTAGAACAAGATTTCAGAGTAACACAAACATAGTGCAGACTCGTCTCCGGTCAGTAGTACAGGTTGCGGCTCCACCGCCTGGTCCCGCTCCACTTACACAACTTTGTTTTCCACCGGATATTACCAACTCCATTGGAAGGTGTGGAGTACGGCGTAGTTTTGCCAGCTTCCTTGTTTTAAATCTGGGttcagtaaaaaagaaaatgtgattgaTGGCCGTttggtttgtgcaggatgtctgGTGATGACTTCTCTGACCACTGTTTTTATGTCACCAATTAGTATCACTCAAAGAAAGTCACTATCCCGAGTGGAAAACCAAAATAAAGAGTACAATAGAGCCgcaccatgcagtggaaatgcttCTTTAGAGAATAGCTGAGACGAGGTGAACATCACTGGGCTTACTGACACACTACTGTTGCATGAGGACGATGACTGGGCATTATGAAATGTGCTGTGGAGTCATTGTATGAAGGTTTCatgtgaaaaagtaaaaagtactaGACATCTAAGCTCCTGCTGAGCCTACTGAAGAGTGAGTTCACTCCAACACACATGATGGTGTTACACAGCTATGTGCAGAGTGATGGGGCAGTGGTCGCTTCCCAAGGCCTTGTTGCGGATCTTGTTGTCGACCAGGCCCGGCAGCAGACTGGACGACAGCACAAAGTAGTCGAGCCTCCAGCCCACGTTCTTTCCGCGGGAGTTCATCATGTAGGTCCAGAAGGTGTAGGCGTTGGCCTGCTCGGGGTAGAGCTCGCGGAAGCTGTCGGTGAAGCCGGACTCTAGCAGTTGGGTGAAGCCTTCGCGCTCCTCGGGAGTGAAGCCGGCGTTTTTCTTGTTTCCTTTGGGGTTCTTCAGGTCGATCTCCTGGTGTGCGACATTAAGGTCGCCACACAGCACCAGGGGCTTCTGCATGTCCAGCTCGCTCAGGTACGCACGGAAGTCCACGTCCCAGGTTTTGCGGTAATCCAGGCGCACAAGGCCTCTGCCGGAGTTCGGCACATAGGTGGTCACCAGGAAGAAGTTGGGGAACTCGGCAGTGATGACGCGGCCCTCCTTGTCATGCTCTTCTTTACCTGGAGGAACAGCAGAGGACGTTCAGTTTTATTTCACCAGGATGCAAAGACAAGTTCAGTCTAATAGTCGTGTAGGTTTGTGTTTACACTGAAAATAAGACTCAGCAAGGCCGAGTCCCTCTGCAGCTTAACATTCTTCTCTTGCTCATTCGTTGAGTAATCTTCAATGTGAAGCTACGGCCGGTTAGCTTAGTTCAACAAAGCCTGGTTCTAAATCAAGGAAAAACAAACCagtatattttccatttcacaCCACCAGTGTAGGTTCAAAACTACAATGACGGAGGTCTGCTATACAGAGTTAACGTCTTTAGAAGACAGCGCTCACCGATGCCATAAGTGACTTTGAGGGGTTCAGTCTTGCAGAGCATGGCCACACCGCTGTAACCCTCCTTCTCATCGGACGAGGCCCAGTACTTGTGAGGGTACTCGGTCATCGAGGTGATGTCAGCAGGGAGGGATTTCTCTGCACACTTTgtctcctgcagacacacaacatcTGGAGCCTCCTCACGCACCCACTGGGAGGAAGAACACGAGTGTTAACCATTAAAACTCTTAACACagcatttattttgcttttcttcATTGCACACTCACATCCAGGCCCTTCTTCTTCACCCAGGCCCTCAGGCCGTCGACGTTCCAGGAGGTGATCTTCATGTTGGCCTCACGTCCATCTTTGCTCGGTCATCTTGTCAGGAGGATCGTCGTACATTACTGGGGCCTCTGGTTCCTTcgccttctttgttttcttggaAGAAGCTATGAGGTAGACACAGGATCACATATGTTTCAGTTAGGGCAATGTACTTCAAAGTGTTCTTAATGTGTACAGAACGGTGCATTAGTGCAGCTGTAGTACCAGAGCCTGTGTCATTGTCCCCGTCTGCAGCTGCCTCGTCTGCCGGCTTTCCTCTCTTCATACTTAAACTCGCTCTGACTGCAAACACACCTcgcagacacacagcaggcacACACAGTAGCACACGCGCCGctggagaaacagaaacaaaagcaaattCAAGTGATGAGTTCATCTCAAACTGTCAAATGCTACAACaatatgcaacacacacaaggCCAAAGGATCTGCAGCTTCCCGTTTTATATCGTTGTGCTgctggtcagacaaaacaagcaagttGAAGATATCACTTTGGGTTCTGGGGATTTGTCAGACATTTAATTCTAACAATTTTCTGGTATTATTGTTTGAGGAAAAGAGTTCCGTTATATTAATTCCATTTCAACATATTTGGGGTTTTCAGTCGTCATAAAATCTGCACTAAGGACTGAGGTTGCTGGAGCCCGGATGTTGGATTCTTTAAGTTGATACTTAAACATgagatttaaacatttcaagaatgagaaatgtgctgtatattagcagttaaatattaaacatgtcaGTACTCTGGGTTGGACCCACTGAATGGAATTACCTCAAACATACTTTGCATTTCAGCCGTTAAATATAATCACACTTATTTGCAATATACGTGTGTAGTTTAACTTGGCTGCTTGTGGAACTGGTGCAAAGTGTTCCTGTgttcaaatgaatgaatatcatCAAATAATTTCAGCAgcagtattatttattattgtaaaactTTAGTGTCCTCGTGTTAAAAAGAGTTCTACGtgtatgcattttgttttttgtgtgcagGAGcatgaagcacaaacacaacatgtgagtTTGAGAATCTGCTAAATAATCCTGCATGTAGGAGACAGAACACCAGTTACTACAGACTGTCGCCCTCACGCGTTAGAGGCTATGCTAACACTAGCTTCTGTGACAAAGAGCAGCCGGCCCGAGGATGAAGGAGAACAAGCGGCTCCACACATCATCACATTCATTTGCAAAATGCAAACGCGCTTTAATTCAACCAGCTACACGTTCCAGGAAAACCAACATGCAAATAATCTTACTTGCACTGTCACAACAGGATACAAAGACAAagtgcttcttctttttcttcttcttcttcttcttctcaaacACTCAGAGCCCGGACTTGTGACCACGTGCTGCCTGTGCTGAGTGACGCCTACACTTCCGCCTgatagaaacaaaacagaataaGCTACACATCTTTACTGCGTCTTATTTTATGATCGACACAAGTGCACGACCCTTGCAGCTGTATGACATGGTGCATTATCCCGCCATGCTGCCTGCAGTAGAACAGGTTTTAATGAAGCTCTGTGTGGAGGCTCAGACAGGAACAGCTGACAGTGTTTGGGTCCTCACGCTGCAGGAGGACGATCACCAGTTAGCCCAGCCAGtgcaattattattttagaagTTAGCATAGAGATAAGATTAATGTGAACCACTGAAGGGGAGCCACAAGATAGGTATATCTATTTTGATATTAATGTAGTGTTAAGTTAGTGATACGAAGACTGCTGCACTCGTGCAGGTTCTTTATGTGGGGCAGGATgagctaagtgtgtgtgtgtgtgtgtgtgtgtgtgtgtgtgtacaacgtATAATGTGGCATTGTACGTGTCGTGAGACAAATGCATCTGTTTATTGttgcattgttttacatttaaaagtaccttttacattttgataGTTTAATGTTCTCATGCTTTTCAGCAACACGTTGCAAAGTGTCGGTTAAATATCCAGTTGAACATGCATCATGCGACTAAAATTACTTTCTTTGTGGAAAACTGAAGTTCTGATTGAATTAGAAGTTGTCTTAAATGATACTAGATTAAAATAAGTCACATTGTTGACTCATTATTTGTCTTGATTTTGATTTACCAAAATAATTATTGTAAAGCTAAGATTCTCTTCTTACCAGAAATACTGTATACATCTATCAAAGCCAAAATATTAATTCAATCaagacatattttaatatttaatattagtATATTTTAATAACTGAATTTTCAGACACATTATTGAAGCAGTGATGTTAATTTTATGGAGCTGAGAGGACCTTCGGCCAATCAGAGCTCCTGTAAGGTGTGAGTGGGTCTGATGGGAAGACACTTTACTAAATGGAACATTTAGGTggttgcatttatttatattcatttaaaatcagaatcagatgtatttatacagcatcAATATCACAccgtgtgctttacagactacaAGAtagaccccctctgtcctcacaccctcgtACCGCACAACCAAAACCTCCCTATAAGAAGGAAACCAACAAGTAAATAATGTTCTAAAGctcagagagagacggaggaggattcccccccccccccccccccaggacggacagactgatatatgtgtgtgtgtgtacaggatacaCAACATAATAACAACAGGGCATCACTTAACAAGTGTCCTGTGGGCTTCTTCTGAAGGGCTCGTGTCACTGTCTTCAGTCTGAGGGCGGAGAGCTGTTTACTGCAGGTTCCCTTCTGTCAAAGAGcgacaacatttaaaaactgctgAACATTCAGTCAAGATTCAAATCTGCAATGTTTCTGCAGCACTGGACAGAAGGCTGCCTTCAGACTACACAACTGTCACTAACAGCATTACTCATTtatctccccctctgtctctctctccccctccctctctgtctctctcccccctccctccctctctcactgtctctctctgtctctcccccctctctctctgtctctctccccccctccctctctgtctctctcccccctccctctctgtctctctcccccctccctcccctctctcactgtctctctctgtctctccccctctctcctcctctcctctctgtctctctcccccctccctctctgtcttcgctctcccccctccctctctgtctctctcccctctccctcgcCCCGCTCTCACTTCCTCGCTCAActgtcctctctccctctctcacgtctctctctcctcttcttctctctctcctctcatcgtcgtctctcatctctctcgtctctccctcccccctctctctctcacttgcgtctctctgtctctcccccctcctccctctcttctctctcccccctctccctccctctctctctgtcttctctctcctctctccctctctccgccctctctctcttctgtctctctctgtctcctctcctccctccctctctcgccttcactgtctctctccggtcctctctctctgtctctcgccttctctctgcccctctctctcattcgctctcttctctctcttccgccctccctctctctccgtccgctcctctctcgcgctctctgtcctctcacggTTCTCTCCCTCTCGGTCGCTCTCTGCGCGCCTCTTTccgcccccccctcctctctcgcgctctctctctctctctctctctctcctccctctctctcttctctcctcttctcctgtctctcctctgtctctctctgtctctcctctttccctcccccccccctctctctctctctctctctctctctctctccctctctttgtctctcctctgtctctcctctctctcctccccctctgtctctcctctctctatctcctccctgtttctctctctccatctctcacttCCTCTCGCGCACCCGctccctctctgttcctctctcactcctacctgtgtctctctcccctcccccactTTCCCCCCTCTGCCGTGTAGCTGCCATGACTGTAGTGATTGGATTTGAGGGCAGTGCTAATAAGATCGGTATCGGGATCATCAGAGATGGTGAGGTGCTGTCAAACCCCAGACGGACCTACATCACCCCTCCTGGTCAAGGTCAGATGATGTCCCCTTCACTCCACCGGTATACGTGAGGTCTAACGATCTTGCATGTGACGTTGACAACATGTTATTCTACCCATCAGGGTTCATGCCGAGCGACACCGCCAGGCACCACCGTGCTGTCGTACTGACTGTCCTGAAGGAGGCGCTGGAGGAAGCGGGGCTGAAGCCTGCAGACGTCGACTGCGTGGCGTACACCAAAGGTGTGTTAACATCCCGACGGTTCATCTTGTGGTGCAATAAGATTTGGTAACATTGTGTTTTCACCAGGATTAGTTAAAAGGTTTGAGATATCAGTGGAACTACCGGTGAACATGTTACATCCTGATATATTGTCACCCAGATACGATGTTACTGATATCTGGAACCAGGATGTCTTTCTCTTGTTTCCCTGCTTCAGGTCCTGGTATGGGAGCCCCCCTGGTGACAGGTGGCTCTGGTGGCTCGTACAGTCGCACAGCTTTGGGGGAAGCCTCTCCTCGGTGTCAACCACTGTATCGGACACATCGAGATGGGCCGACTCATCACGCAGGCCAACAACCCCACAGTGCTTTATGTCAGCGGAGGGAACACACAggtctgtttctgtgttggcCCTGATgatcagctgtcaatcatcagAGCTGCAACATACACTGAGTTACAAGTTCATGAGGTATGAATGTAGTTTCTTCCTGTGCAGGTTATTGCATACTCTGAGCGGCGGTACAGAATATTTGGGGAGACCATCGACATCGCAGTTGGCAACTGCCTGGACAGGTTCGCCAGAGTTATAAAGGTGGGCGCCATTATGGTCTTCATTAGAGCAACTATCCacctttactgtgtgtgtgtgtgtgtgtgtgtgtgtgtgtgtgtgtgttttaacactTGGTGTTGAACTGTTTCTCCACTCAGATCTCCAATGACCCCAGTCCAGGCTACAACATAGAGCAGATGGCCAAAAAGTGAGTGAGAGCCACTGAGCAGCTTCACTGTTTGTGCTTCGCGTTTCTACTAATAATGACTTCCTGCTTTGCTTCTTGTCAGAGGGAGTCAGTTTGTGGAGCTGCCTTATACAGTCAAAGGAATGGACGTCTCCTTTTCTGGGATTCTATCCTACATTGAGGTGAAGTTTGCTCTGTGGAACTATTGATCTACAATAAAAGCTATTTATttagtcctctgtcttctgacaCAGTGTAGAATCAGTGGCAGCAAACACCTTTAACTCAGagctacacacaacacacaacatgctgTGTTGTTTCTCAACAAACTGCGCTACAGAGACGTTGACTTATTTTCTCACATGAACAAGCAGATCGGTTTACTTCATATATTGTTAGCAACAGGGCTACTGCTAGCAGCCTAACGTTACCGTCAACAACCATAAGAATCCCAAAGAACTACAAACCCTGATTGTAGTTCTATGATAAAAGGCAGAGTAAAGCACAGAATAGTATTATTAAGTAAGCATGTTTCCTTGCCTCCTGCGTCAGGGCTCTTTGCCTGCTGGAGTATCCAGTCAACATTACTCCAGTTGTTCcactacataataataataataataataataataatacctaGGGATAGCTACTGAAAGCTATGTTGTTCAGTTGCCTCTTAGCAAACTGCTCTCTGCtaagcagtgatgcagtgtatatgtttagggcttttattgtgaaaggtaagcaCAACGCTGTTGATGATGTGGGACAAGAGTGTGCAGTCAGACCACAACCAAAGTTGTCTGTTGATGCTGCGTCATCATTCTGTTGGTTCATGATCCTAACAGGGTTCTTTTCTTCCATAGGAAGCTTCTCATAAGATGCTGAGCTCTGGTCAGTGTGCAGCAGAGGACCTGTGTTTCTCCCTGCAGGTACTAAGAACCATCACTTTCagtttgtgtgttaatgtagCGCTGCCCCTCCCCAACACTAACGCCTCCCTCCCTGCAGGAGACCGTGTTCGCCATGCTGGTGGagatcacagagagggccatgGCTCACTGCGGCTCCGGAGAAGTCCTCATCGTGGGGGGCGTCGGCTGTAAGTACATCAGACACGTATGCTTACAGGAAACACACTCGTTTTCAGTTTTATCAACacactatgactttatttgatCATAATTAAAATAAGGGAAATAGTCCCAATTAGAAAGGATTACAGCCTCGCATTCATTCCCTCCCTTACAGAACTTACCTCTCGTTTCCTCTGCAGGTAACCTGCGTCTGCAGGAGATGATGGGGGTGATGTGTAAGGAGAGAAGAGCCAAGCTGTTCGCCACAGATGAACGGTATACATTTACATCCATGAGCAATAAGTTAAAGGTCCCTGTCTTTGAATACAGACACTATAACGACCCCACCCTTCCACATGGTGGGTGTCCCATGATGGTGTAAGTGCTGTTTGA
This window contains:
- the osgep gene encoding LOW QUALITY PROTEIN: tRNA N6-adenosine threonylcarbamoyltransferase (The sequence of the model RefSeq protein was modified relative to this genomic sequence to represent the inferred CDS: deleted 1 base in 1 codon) produces the protein MTVVIGFEGSANKIGIGIIRDGEVLSNPRRTYITPPGQGFMPSDTARHHRAVVLTVLKEALEEAGLKPADVDCVAYTKGPGMGAPLVTVALVARTVAQLWGKPLLGVNHCIGHIEMGRLITQANNPTVLYVSGGNTQVIAYSERRYRIFGETIDIAVGNCLDRFARVIKISNDPSPGYNIEQMAKKGSQFVELPYTVKGMDVSFSGILSYIEEASHKMLSSGQCAAEDLCFSLQETVFAMLVEITERAMAHCGSGEVLIVGGVGCNLRLQEMMGVMCKERRAKLFATDERFCIDNGAMIAQAGWEMFRSGQVTELEDSWITQRYRTDEVEVTWRD
- the apex1 gene encoding LOW QUALITY PROTEIN: DNA repair nuclease APEX1 (The sequence of the model RefSeq protein was modified relative to this genomic sequence to represent the inferred CDS: deleted 1 base in 1 codon), with amino-acid sequence MKRGKPADEAAADGDNDTGSASSKKTKKAKEPEAPVMYDDPPDKMTSKDGREANMKITSWNVDGLRAWVKKKGLDWVREEAPDVVCLQETKCAEKSLPADITSMTEYPHKYWASSDEKEGYSGVAMLCKTEPLKVTYGIGKEEHDKEGRVITAEFPNFFLVTTYVPNSGRGLVRLDYRKTWDVDFRAYLSELDMQKPLVLCGDLNVAHQEIDLKNPKGNKKNAGFTPEEREGFTQLLESGFTDSFRELYPEQANAYTFWTYMMNSRGKNVGWRLDYFVLSSSLLPGLVDNKIRNKALGSDHCPITLHIAV
- the LOC115028136 gene encoding zinc finger protein 11-like isoform X2, whose translation is MDSSAFTAASKGELLPQVSLRLLVPPFQLMAASMWHVVKKQDVMNYWKVAEFVSLVMDMVPELLMYKHRTQLNLGLRARYILELCRSEQFMEPDFILSHLDQIKPRLPTLVKESQEEEVVLHFLELIQNLLKDPEERRDFFSDVFPAEFGPQYDSDLQMLFSEFLCRLAQLLPVPDLEQTVSWLGAEGSVLEDCVRSVSEPTDLKYLLQHHRQLGHLEQHVPPSSMGDSILSSLSAAPPSRAAKPTEQPNQSDPLQGLSDDAHTVSFVDDVSVEIITVTDYAEVELDTSDDIKVVMGENCFEGPDTDLLVVLPEEMTTEEEVGEAEEDAAQDKEASGLANIIHPEVNNNDSQQKVSAGLHDCPDCEKKFKFASSLIAHRVIHTGERPHRCNDCGRCFSFRQSLDRHRHTHKTGRKYNCVICRETFHSLSARTEHKQTHMEDGVYTCHQCNKTFNWELALARHLKTHTDDHKPTEGHEEVSGEEHVSETPAAPDGQLQTDDPDDPDDPGNAEVQRGERLTSESGGTVPVMDSQVISLVKVRTSERKRKPTMKIQVINLQKHMATKRRTEISKAKPRELKPFNCAEHSYGSPMVSSKDGDESSAADVPCPECSFHHSEEAEVQQHIDKVHFVEAEEDELCFQPLTDEEGRFSCPDCEKSFKFQSLLKAHQRIHTGEQPFLCSQCGRRFSFKQSLERHKQTHKSGRKYECLICGEVFKSLVAQREHKSTHMENGEYLCSECGRAFAWKSALVRHLKTHGEEAIKVERSYKCPRCDLGFSCASYLNRHLQTHQEERVHTCNCGKSFAYRAALTAHQRIHQKERPHICTQCGKGFLYKGGLLSHMKIHSEEMPFMCSFCGKSFKRERNMKKHERCHTRENVFSCSQCDKSFVYKATLIRHELTHSGERPFLCSDCGKGFFSHAELLKHERFHTGHKPFQCPHCGKKFTQSCYLTIHLRYHTGVRPYSCTDCDKSFLSANRLKRHQRTHSGEKPYVCVECGKGFRQSYNLKMHQRTHSMKLK
- the LOC115028136 gene encoding zinc finger protein 585A-like isoform X1, producing MDSSAFTAASKGELLPQVSLRLLVPPFQLMAASMWHVVKKQDVMNYWKVAEFVSLVMDMVPELLMYKHRTQLNLGLRARYILELCRSEQFMEPDFILSHLDQIKPRLPTLVKESQEEEVVLHFLELIQNLLKDPEERRDFFSDVFPAEFGPQYDSDLQMLFSEFLCRLAQLLPVPDLEQTVSWLGAEGSVLEDCVRSVSEPTDLKYLLQHHRQLGHLEQHVPPSSMGDSILSSLSAAPPSRAAKPTEQPNQSDPLQGLSDDAHTVSFVDDVSVEIITVTDYAEVELDTSDDIKVVMGENCFEGPDTDLLVVLPEEMTTEEEVGEAEEDAAQDKEASGLANIIHPEVNNNDSQQKVSAGLHDCPDCEKKFKFASSLIAHRVIHTGERPHRCNDCGRCFSFRQSLDRHRHTHKTGRKYNCVICRETFHSLSARTEHKQTHMEDGVYTCHQCNKTFNWELALARHLKTHTDDHKPTEGHEEVSGEEHVSETPAAPDGQLQTDDPDDPDDPGNAEVQRGERLTSESGGTVPVMDSQVISLVKVRTSERKRKPTMKIQVINLQKHMATKRRTEISKAKPRELKPFNCAEHSYGSPMVSSKDGDEKGSAADVPCPECSFHHSEEAEVQQHIDKVHFVEAEEDELCFQPLTDEEGRFSCPDCEKSFKFQSLLKAHQRIHTGEQPFLCSQCGRRFSFKQSLERHKQTHKSGRKYECLICGEVFKSLVAQREHKSTHMENGEYLCSECGRAFAWKSALVRHLKTHGEEAIKVERSYKCPRCDLGFSCASYLNRHLQTHQEERVHTCNCGKSFAYRAALTAHQRIHQKERPHICTQCGKGFLYKGGLLSHMKIHSEEMPFMCSFCGKSFKRERNMKKHERCHTRENVFSCSQCDKSFVYKATLIRHELTHSGERPFLCSDCGKGFFSHAELLKHERFHTGHKPFQCPHCGKKFTQSCYLTIHLRYHTGVRPYSCTDCDKSFLSANRLKRHQRTHSGEKPYVCVECGKGFRQSYNLKMHQRTHSMKLK